AGGCACAAGATTCAGCCCGCCAGTTCACAACCACGGCCACCATCGGCGGCGCGACCAGAGAACCGCTCCCCGCCAGCCAGACGATCCTGGCCACCCCGTCGCTGACCATCTCAGCCCAACCCGGAACGCACCACCTGACCCTGACGGCCCCAAACTCCACGGACCCGACTCACGTGACCTTCCCCGCCACGACTGGCCACCCGCTGGAAATTGTCCTTCAGGGACAATGACTCGGGCCGTGGCGGTGCTGTGGTTGTTGGGCTAATCTCAAGGCACTTTGCTTGTCGGCACGGCCCTTGGCGGGAGCTGCGCCCTGCACAGTGAGAAGCGTTCAATTCATGACGGCGGGCCCATGACGGCTTCCCGCCTGTCAGCGCGTTGCGCGCGCTGTTCGCTCCAGCCGATTTGCCTGCCCGACGAGGTGAACCAGCAGCGGGCCGCCAGCGACGGTATAATACTGCTCGTCAAATGGCCTCTGGGGGCCGGAGGTGGCGAATGGCTCGGCCGCGCGTGGTAGTGGTCTACAACCCGGACAAGCCTCATGTGGAGGCGACAAAGACGGCGTTGCTGGAGGACTTGCGTCAGCGGATCGATGTGGTGGCAACAGGGCCCATCGCCGACACGGCCAGGTTGGCAGAGTCAAAGCCGGATCGACTGATCGTGCTCGGAGGCGACGGCAGTATCCTGGCCGTGGTTCGCGCCCTTAAGGAACGGCAGGTACCGATCATCGGGGTCAATTTCGGCAAACTCGGCTTCCTGGCCGAGTTTACCGTCGAAGAGCTGGACAGAAACCTGGATGCCGCGGTGAGTGCCTCGGCGGCGGTAAGTCCGCGAATGATGATCGCGGCAGAGATTGCCGACAACGCGAGACTCGTTGCTCAGTCGGTTGCGGTCAACGACTGCGTCGTGCAGGCCGGGCCGCCCTTCCGTATGGTCGAGCTTTCGGTATCGGTCAACGGCGACCATCTGACCAACATCAGCGGCGACGGCTTGGTGCTGGCAACTCCAAGCGGCTCGACGGCACACAACATGTCGGTCGGTGGTCCTATTCTTCAACCCGAGACCCGAGCCATGGTCCTGTCACCCATCAGTGCCCATTCGTTGACCCATCGGCCCCTGGTCTTCGCGGGTGATTCGGTCATCGAGGTTGTCGCGCACAGCGTCAATCAGGGTACGACGCTGGTGATCGACGGCCAGGTCTCGTTGCCGGTTCACGCGGGTGATCGCATCACTGTTCGTCGGTGGCCCGCTGATTTCCAGTTGGTTCGCAACCCGGCCTATTCAAAATGGCACACGCTGACCACGAAACTCAAGTGGGGAAGATAGGACTGGGTTGATGAAGGTCAAGGGATAAGGGCCAAAGGATGAATCAAGAGAAAACATCAGCCCAACCCCGCGCTGAGGGTTCACGGCGGCGCGTCCTGCCGGGGCAAGGTTCCGTGCGGGCCGACGACCGAGAGCGGACACATGATGGTTCTCTCTCACATCCCCGGCGCGGTCTGCGGAGGCTTTCTTTCGATCGCTCTCTGAATCGCTCCCGGCGGCACTGAGAAGTCCAGCACATACTCGTCGGTCATAGTCTCATCCCAGGGCGTGCGGTAAGTCGCCGTCAGCACGTACTTGCTGCCCGGCCGGACGGAAGTGGCACCTTCAGGCCAGCCGAGCTTGAACTCGTACATCTGCGCATGGGTCCAGTGTCCGGAGACCTTGTCCGCGGTGTCGAGGGTCTGATCCCAGAAGGCCAGTCGCTGGCCCTTGGGTTCACCTGAGGCCGGCTGGTAGGACCAAAGCTCGAAGTAAAACGGTCCAGCGGCCTTGACCGGGTCTCCGAAACGATCAATCGCCCGAAGCACGACAATCACGCCGTCAGGGATGTTGTCTTTGTCGAAACTGGCTATACGTGTGAAGGGCTGAATCTTAATGTGCGTGGGGAGCATCAACGACAGCATTGCCCGGCGCTGGGGTTCGGTGGGAATCCGCGACGGCCCGCCGTTGCATCCAGCCAACATCGCACCAGCGAACATAAGCAGGGCAAGACGCCAAGTGATTGATGTAATTGAGTTTAGCATAGCGGGATTGTAGAGAAGCCGGCTCGCAACTGTCAAGGCAGCCGACCAAGAAAGCATGTTGTTGCCCGACCGCGTGCCAAACCCGGAGAGAATCCACCGGCTCGGATATGGCGGACCTGCGCGGGCTGCCGGTCGAGAGACTGAAGATGGCCCAGCCTTGGTCGCGCCGGTCAGCGCCTTGTCGAGGGAGTCGCAAAGGCAGAGAACCGGACGGTTGAAATGAGAACCGGGTGTGAGTATTCGCGTCACGTCAGCTTCTGAATACGGATGCGGACGTCGGCCACGTGACATCCCTGGCCGGCCGGATGGACGATCAGCGGGTTGATGTCCAGTTCAGCGATATCGGTAAAATCAGTGGCCAATTGGGAAAGCCGCTTGAGGCAATCCTCAATGGCCGGGATGTCGCTGGGAGCTTCGCCTCTCAGGCCCTTGAGCACGGCGGTGGTTCGCAGGCTGTTGATCATTCGCGTCGCCGTGGCCTCGCTGATGGGCGTGATTCGGAAGGTCACATCCTTGAGCGCCTCGACGTAGATTCCTCCCAGCCCGCACATGATGACGTGCCCGAACACGGGGTCGCGGCTCAGACCAAGAATGACCTCCTTGCCGGCCGGGATCATCTTACGCACCAGGAAGCCGGCGATATCACCGGCGCTATACTTCTCCAGAATGGCCTCGCGCATTTCCCGGCACGCCGCGCGCAGCTCGTCAGCGTTCCTGAGATTGAGCATCACGCCCTTGACATCGAACTTGTGTACGATGCTCGTCGACACAACGCGAAGGACGACGGGATATCCGAGGCGGTCGGCCGCAGCCACCGCTTCGTCCGCCGTTTGGGTCAGCTCGGAAGGAACAACGGGCAGCCCATAGGACGCCAGCACCTTAAGGGCCAGCGGCTCGATCAGGTAGCCGTCGGAGGCCTCCCGGATGATCGACGCGGCCGTGTCCCGATCCACGTCTTCATAAATCCTGATCCTCGTGCGTTTGCGATCGCGCCACCGGCGGTATCGGACGGCATCTTCCATGGCGTCGGTCGCCCACTCAGGCAGCACGTAGTGTGGGATACCATGGTTTTGCAGAATCGCGATACCGGCGGCCACGTCTTTGGCTCCCATGAATGAACACATCAGCGGTTTTTGCTTGTCGGCGTGGCGCTTCTGTTCTTCGCAGACGGCCTGTGCGATTGTGGTGATGTTCGTCATCGACTGCGGCGTCAGAATAACCAGTATCTGATCGACGTTGGGGTCTTCGTAAACTGCATCCATGGCGGCTCGATAGCGATCGTCACGAGCGTCACCGATCACGTCGATCGGGTTCTTCATGTTTGCCGCCGCCGGAAGGGCCTTTTTCAGTTTGGCCTTGGTCTCGGGGGCGAATTTCGCCAGTTCCAGCCCGCGCTCGATCGCGGCATCTGTCGCCATGACACCCGGGCCGCCTGCGTTGGTCACAATCGCGATGCGGTTTCCCCGAGGCAGCGGCTGGTAGGCCAACAACCGGGCGGTATTGAACATCTCCTCGATGCTCTTCGAGCGGATGATTCCCGCCTGCTCGAAGACGGCATTGCACACTACGTCAGACGAAGCCAACGCCCCGGTGTGAGACTGGGCCGCCGCCGCCCCCTGGGCCGTTCGTCCGCCCTTGATCGCCAGAATGGGTTTAGGGGTCTTGCTGGCCGCCGTGATGTGCTGGGCCACCTGCACCAGTTCACGCCCTCGCCGGATCTCCTCCAGATACATCAGAATGACCGAGGTCTGCGGATCATCGGCCAGATACGACAATAGATCGACCTCGGTCACATCCGCCTTGTTGCCCAGGCTGACGAATTTCGAGAAGCCGATATTCATGCCCTGGGCGTAGTCGAGCACGGCCGTGCACAGCGCGCCGCTTTGCGAAATAAACGCGATACTCCCCGCCGCCGGCATGGCCCGCGCGAAGCTGGCGTTCATCTGCACGTCCGGTTCGGTGTTGATCGCCCCCAGGCAGTTGGGGCCAATGAGCCGCATGCCGTATTTGCGGGCGATGGCTTTGATGTTCTCCTCCCGCTCAGCACCCGCGGGACCCACCTCACGGAAACCGGCCGAGATGATGATTGCCGCCTTGATGCCCTTCTGTCCGCATTGCTCCAGCGCCAACTCGCACACCCGGCCCGGAAAAACCAGGATGGCCATGTCGATGGGGTCGGGTATGTCCAGCACGTAGTCGTAGGCTTTCACCCCGGCGATGTGCCGCTTGCGCGGGGCCACCGGATAAACCGGTCCGTTGAATCGCCCGTTGAGCAGATTGACGAAAATGTCGTGCGGCACGGTACCCGGCGTGTTCGTAACGCCCAACACCGCGATGGACCGCGGACGGAAGATGGTGTCAAGACCGGCGCCGGAAGAACTGATCAACGCGGACGTTTCTGAGGAAATCGAAGGCTCTGACATGGTTCTCCATTCGACAATAACGCTTCTATCGATACAGCCCCAAAAACTTCAGACACTAAACCATTCTGCTGGAACAGGCAAGACGTCGGCAACTCGATGTCGAGCGACGAGAGCACCCGACTCGGCCGCCATGCGGGTCTTTGCCGCATCCCGGAGGGCCGCGTGATGCGCATCACCCGGGCGTCTGCGGAGACATGGATGCCGTGCGTCCCCGCAGAGCGCTCCGTCGGCCGTCGCCGGCCATGCGACGGCTGCCCGTGCGAGCAGAATGAAGCAGTCGGTATCAGGAGTCCGGGAACCTCGTGCCGACCGTCGATCAGCCTTTCAAGTGTTTGCCAATGAAATCGGCTGCGGCCCCGACGGTGGCCACGGCCAGAGCGGCATCTTCGTCCATCTCGATGCCGAATTCCTCCTCAAAGGCAGCGACCAACTCGACACTCTGCACAGACTCGGCTCCCAGATCGAAAGCGAAGCTGTGCTCGGGCTTGATCGTCTCCGGTTCGAGGTTCAACACACGAGCGGTCACTTTGATCACACGATTGAGTACGTCCTGATCTGCCATCCGATTGCCTCCAAAGTCCGGCGGCCGGCCGGATTCCATCCTGTATCCCATCCACGCGCACACAGGGACTCTCTTCCCGCTGGGGCAGACTCCTGCGTCGCCGCGATCCTGCACGGTGAATCTGACCGGCGGATCGCCGGTCGCGACCTCACAAAGCTCAGTTTAGCAGCCCTCCTTGTCGCATCAAGCCCCGATCATGAGGATGCGGATCATCACCTGCGGGTTCAGGTGACGGTAAAAACCTGGCAACTGCCCAATCAACGCCGGATCGCTTACTTCTTGAGCATCGCCCGGCGACCCTTGCGGACATAACTCATGCGCTCCTCGTCCGTGAGCTGGAAAACGTGCCGCAGGAGCTGCTCTTCGTCCGCGGTCAGCTCGACCTTCCGGCGCGACATGGCCGTGCGGGCCGTCGAGATCAGCACATTCAACCCGAAACCCTTCCCGACGAAGCCGTTGAGGAACCAGGCAAAGGGCGGAATATACTTCGGCAGCGGGGCCCCGGTGGCCACCAGAATGGCCATCGTGCCGACGATCGTGCCGGTGTTCAGAAGAGTGCCGATACTCGTCTTCACGTGATCACCGATCATGCTGCCGACCTTGGTCGAACCGGTATCGATGGTTCGGCCCCCCATCATCATGCTGACCGTGGAATAGTCATTCTTCAGGTCGCTGTTGGTCGTGAGGGCGCCAAGATTGACCCACTCGCCGACGTACGCGTGGCCCAGAAAGCCGTCGTGATACTTGTTTGAGTACCCGTGAATAATGCTCTCCTCGACCTCTCCGCCGACACGACACATCGGACCGATGCTGCATCCCTCCCGAACCTTGGCCCCAAGCAGAATGCTATTGGCGCCCACGTAGCAAGGTCCCTCGATGCGGGTGAAGGGGTGTACCTCAACCCCTGCCTCCAAGGTGACCGGACCATGACGCGAGTCAATACATACGAAGGGGTGAATCTCGGCACCTTCGCCGACAAAGACCTGCTCGCGCGGGCCGTAGATCACGGACGACTCATGCATCGTGCCGTGAACGCCGTTGCGGCCGGCAGCCTTGAAATCCGCAACGATCTCCTCCGGGTTGCACAGCATGACGTCCCAAATGTAGTCGAACCATTTGCCGGTGTACTCCTCCTTGGGCGTCCTGCTCGCCGCCGCAACCAGGCCGTCGTAGTCGGTGATCCCGCTGACGTCGTCCCTCGTCCGCCATACGGCCAACTGGTCGCCGTGCCACTGCGCCCCGTCCTTGGCGGGCGGCGTCCACTGCGACGCCCGCACGCGGGAATTCACGAAGAGCACCTCGTCGCCCTTGCAGCCGCGAAGGTCGTTGACGGCCGCGGAACCGCTGCGCCGGCGGACACAGGCAGCGAGGTAATGGCGAGCGATGACGGCCGTGGCCTTGGTGCCGGCGGCCCGCTCGATCTTCTCGCGGAGCGTAGTCGCCCCGGTCTTCAGCTCAAAAACCCCCCGGACCCAGGCCAGCGGCAGAAAACGATCGAACTGACTGTCCTCAAAAACGACGAGCTTCATGAACCGTCTCCAAGCATAAAAGAAAGCATCAATGGCCGATTGAGCCTAACACCTATACTGCCGGCATGCCGCTTTCGCAATAGCGCGACGGTCACTGCGATCGTCTCGAAGCGTCACAATGAATCAGGAAACCGCAGCGTGCAAAGCTCCGCGTTCTCCATGGTTCGGAGACGCGCTGCCACCGGCCGGCAGGCCGCCTTCCCCCTGGGTGCTTGCCTCTTCATTTGCCCAAGCACGCCGTTATAATGTCCCCCCGTCGCCGGCTCGTCGCATCGGGGGCGACGCCGTCGCTTTGTTATGTAACAGGAGAACGCAATGGAAGTCATCATTACCAAGACGGCCGACGAGGCGAGTGCTTTCGCGGCCGATATCATCGAACGCAAGTTGATGTCCAAGCCTGCCGCCGTCCTGGGGCTGGCAACCGGTTCGACGCCGGTCGGGTTGTACAAAGAGCTAGCCAAGCGCCATCGCGAGAAGGGGCTCGACTTCTCCAAGGTCACCACGTTCAATCTCGACGAATATGTCGGTCTGCCGCCGAGCCACCCTCAGAGTTATCGTTACTTCATGGAGGAAAACCTCTTCAAGCACATCAACGTCCCGGCCAGCGCGATCCATGTCCCTTACGGGCATGCCGACTCGGTCCTGGATTTCTGCGCCTGGTACGAGGACGAGATCAAGCGGAGCGGCGGCATTGATATTCAGATTCTTGGAATCGGCGGCGACGGGCATATCGCCTTCAACGAGCCCGGTTCATCGCTCGGCTCCCGGACCCGCCTCAAGACCCTGACCGAGCAGACCATCCGCGACAACGCCCGCTTCTTCAGCAGCATGGACGAAGTGCCGCGGTTCGCCATCACCATGGGCGTCGGCACGATCCTGGAAGCACGGCAGATCATCCTGTTGGCCTTTGGGGCCTCCAAGGCCGATATCGTGGCCGAGGCCGTCGAAGGTCCCGTTACCTCGCAGGTGACCGCCAGTGCCCTGCAACTGCATCCGGACGTGACCGTTCTCCTCGATCAGCCCGCTGCGGCCAAGCTCAAACGGGCGGATTACTACCGCTGGGTATTCGAACAGAAGAGGCGGCTGGTGCCCAAACTCATCGGCCACGGAGGCTGAGTCGGAATGTCCGATCAAATCCCGGGCCAATGCTGAGTCTTCGTTCGATCCCAACCGAGTCGGGAAAGGGTTGACGGGGTTCACCGCAGCCAAGCGTTGCCTGATCCACCGCAGCGATGATCGTCAGTTGCCCGTTTCTCGCTGCTCTCGTTCGCCTGTCTGGCCGGCGGTCGGCCAAGCGACCGGCGGCCAAGCCC
The genomic region above belongs to Phycisphaerae bacterium and contains:
- a CDS encoding NAD(+)/NADH kinase, giving the protein MARPRVVVVYNPDKPHVEATKTALLEDLRQRIDVVATGPIADTARLAESKPDRLIVLGGDGSILAVVRALKERQVPIIGVNFGKLGFLAEFTVEELDRNLDAAVSASAAVSPRMMIAAEIADNARLVAQSVAVNDCVVQAGPPFRMVELSVSVNGDHLTNISGDGLVLATPSGSTAHNMSVGGPILQPETRAMVLSPISAHSLTHRPLVFAGDSVIEVVAHSVNQGTTLVIDGQVSLPVHAGDRITVRRWPADFQLVRNPAYSKWHTLTTKLKWGR
- a CDS encoding acetate--CoA ligase family protein, which codes for MISSSGAGLDTIFRPRSIAVLGVTNTPGTVPHDIFVNLLNGRFNGPVYPVAPRKRHIAGVKAYDYVLDIPDPIDMAILVFPGRVCELALEQCGQKGIKAAIIISAGFREVGPAGAEREENIKAIARKYGMRLIGPNCLGAINTEPDVQMNASFARAMPAAGSIAFISQSGALCTAVLDYAQGMNIGFSKFVSLGNKADVTEVDLLSYLADDPQTSVILMYLEEIRRGRELVQVAQHITAASKTPKPILAIKGGRTAQGAAAAQSHTGALASSDVVCNAVFEQAGIIRSKSIEEMFNTARLLAYQPLPRGNRIAIVTNAGGPGVMATDAAIERGLELAKFAPETKAKLKKALPAAANMKNPIDVIGDARDDRYRAAMDAVYEDPNVDQILVILTPQSMTNITTIAQAVCEEQKRHADKQKPLMCSFMGAKDVAAGIAILQNHGIPHYVLPEWATDAMEDAVRYRRWRDRKRTRIRIYEDVDRDTAASIIREASDGYLIEPLALKVLASYGLPVVPSELTQTADEAVAAADRLGYPVVLRVVSTSIVHKFDVKGVMLNLRNADELRAACREMREAILEKYSAGDIAGFLVRKMIPAGKEVILGLSRDPVFGHVIMCGLGGIYVEALKDVTFRITPISEATATRMINSLRTTAVLKGLRGEAPSDIPAIEDCLKRLSQLATDFTDIAELDINPLIVHPAGQGCHVADVRIRIQKLT
- a CDS encoding acyl carrier protein; this encodes MADQDVLNRVIKVTARVLNLEPETIKPEHSFAFDLGAESVQSVELVAAFEEEFGIEMDEDAALAVATVGAAADFIGKHLKG
- a CDS encoding putative sugar nucleotidyl transferase; the protein is MKLVVFEDSQFDRFLPLAWVRGVFELKTGATTLREKIERAAGTKATAVIARHYLAACVRRRSGSAAVNDLRGCKGDEVLFVNSRVRASQWTPPAKDGAQWHGDQLAVWRTRDDVSGITDYDGLVAAASRTPKEEYTGKWFDYIWDVMLCNPEEIVADFKAAGRNGVHGTMHESSVIYGPREQVFVGEGAEIHPFVCIDSRHGPVTLEAGVEVHPFTRIEGPCYVGANSILLGAKVREGCSIGPMCRVGGEVEESIIHGYSNKYHDGFLGHAYVGEWVNLGALTTNSDLKNDYSTVSMMMGGRTIDTGSTKVGSMIGDHVKTSIGTLLNTGTIVGTMAILVATGAPLPKYIPPFAWFLNGFVGKGFGLNVLISTARTAMSRRKVELTADEEQLLRHVFQLTDEERMSYVRKGRRAMLKK
- the nagB gene encoding glucosamine-6-phosphate deaminase → MEVIITKTADEASAFAADIIERKLMSKPAAVLGLATGSTPVGLYKELAKRHREKGLDFSKVTTFNLDEYVGLPPSHPQSYRYFMEENLFKHINVPASAIHVPYGHADSVLDFCAWYEDEIKRSGGIDIQILGIGGDGHIAFNEPGSSLGSRTRLKTLTEQTIRDNARFFSSMDEVPRFAITMGVGTILEARQIILLAFGASKADIVAEAVEGPVTSQVTASALQLHPDVTVLLDQPAAAKLKRADYYRWVFEQKRRLVPKLIGHGG